The Impatiens glandulifera chromosome 3, dImpGla2.1, whole genome shotgun sequence genome contains a region encoding:
- the LOC124929496 gene encoding protein SUPPRESSOR OF MAX2 1-like, producing the protein MRAGLSTIQQTLTPEAAGVLNHSIGEAGRRNHGQTTPLHVAATLLASPSGFLRQACIRSHPNSSHPLQCRALELCFSVALERLPTAQNMAVGTEPPISNALMAALKRAQAHQRRGCPEQQQQPLLAVKVELEQLIISILDDPSVSRVMREASFSSPAVKVIIEQSMNSQSGPTQISNQSPIGIMFRPNPNPSPIPIPIQSSIVPNRNLYLNPRLQQQGNTGQLKTDDVKKVFDVMLKSKKRNPVLVGDSQPESIVKEVIRRIEKGEVSEGSLLKNARVITLGRETEMATKIKELGGVIEVRLNGAAGVVIDLGDLKWLVEQVSESGRVAVAEMARLLSRFRHGFVNGVWLIGTATCETYLRCQVYHSSMENDWDLQALPITASSLPPFPSLPGLFQRTGRTGILGNSIESNRIPQPLAAAASRGTRCCPDCTKSYEKEVAESASARPLLPRWLQNAKADNMDPTKNKDDQDAIIKKKWSDKCLHLHPNFQPALGLSNPVRVRTDLALSQPAIPEKKTQNFTEERLKDFFSTDFQVEKFAKAADTVTFKKLLKRLTEKAWWQQEAASSLATALTRCRMGNGKKRSGSSKGDVWLLFTGPDRIAKRKMASVLAEGETPIIICLGSRRDSDTTMGFRGKTALDRIAEAVRNDPFSVILLEDFDESDAIIRLSIRRAMERGRLTDSHGREINLGNVVFILTVKPDNNRNTFDSEEARFSSLASGNWQLRLSVNEEKGGKRRASWLTDEGERIKKPRLSLDLNLMADEDRTDGSHNSSDVTVEHESEGRQFFSVTSVPGEVIENVDETIVFKSLNFGTICGEIKRRITERFLEVMSERKVSIEVEDSVLEKVFGALWLGKGGLDEWFEKVLCPSFEQLRERLSEEGAVVRLELDNEEEDYGERRQRSDCLMPDQIRVMHKI; encoded by the exons ATGAGAGCCGGTTTAAGCACGATCCAGCAAACCCTTACGCCGGAAGCGGCAGGCGTACTTAATCATTCGATCGGTGAGGCTGGACGTCGTAATCACGGCCAGACGACGCCGCTTCATGTGGCGGCGACTCTACTGGCTTCACCGTCTGGATTTCTCAGACAGGCATGTATTAGGTCTCATCCTAACTCTTCTCATCCTCTTCAATGTCGTGCACTTGAACTCTGTTTTAGTGTTGCCCTAGAACGATTACCCACCGCTCAAAACATGGCTGTTGGGACTGAACCGCCAATTTCAAACGCTCTTATGGCGGCGCTTAAACGGGCACAGGCTCATCAACGACGTGGATGCCCTGAACAACAGCAACAGCCTTTGTTGGCTGTTAAGGTTGAGCTTGAGCAACTAATCATCTCGATTCTCGATGATCCCAGCGTCAGCCGCGTTATGCGAGAGGCTAGCTTTTCGAGTCCGGCGGTCAAGGTTATAATTGAGCAATCGATGAATTCTCAATCTGGACCAACGCAGATATCGAATCAATCTCCAATCGGAATCATGTTCAGACCCAATCCCAATCCCAGTCCGATTCCGATCCCAATTCAATCCTCAATCGTTCCCAACAGGAATTTATATCTGAATCCACGGTTACAACAACAGGGTAATACAGGGCAGCTGAAAACAGATGATGTAAAGAAGGTGTTTGATGTAATGCTTAAAAGCAAGAAAAGGAACCCAGTTCTGGTTGGTGATTCACAACCAGAGTCTATAGTGAAGGAGGTGATTAGGAGAATAGAGAAAGGAGAAGTGAGTGAAGGAAGCCTGTTAAAGAACGCCCGTGTGATAACATTAGGGAGGGAGACAGAAATGGCCACAAAGATTAAGGAATTGGGCGGTGTAATCGAGGTTCGATTGAACGGAGCGGCTGGAGTTGTCATCGATTTGGGCGATTTGAAATGGCTGGTGGAACAGGTTTCTGAATCAGGAAGGGTGGCTGTGGCTGAGATGGCTCGCCTGTTGTCAAGGTTTCGCCATGGCTTCGTTAATGGTGTTTGGCTGATTGGAACTGCAACTTGCGAAACTTATTTGAGATGCCAAGTTTATCATTCTTCAATGGAGAATGATTGGGATTTGCAGGCTTTACCAATTACAGCTTCATCTCTTCCTCCTTTTCCTTCTCTTCCTGGCTTGTTTCAAAG GACTGGAAGAACTGGAATTCTTGGCAATTCGATCGAGTCTAACCGAATCCCACAGCCtcttgctgctgctgcttcCCGTGGAACCAGATGCTGTCCGGACTGCACCAAGAGCTACGAGAAAGAGGTGGCGGAATCAGCATCTGCTCGCCCACTGTTGCCGCGTTGGTTGCAAAATGCCAAAGCCGATAACATGGATCCGACAAAG AACAAGGATGATCAAGACGCAATTATTAAGAAGAAATGGAGCGACAAATGTttacatcttcatccaaatttTCAACCTGCACTCGGTTTGAGTAACCCGGTTAGGGTTAGAACAGATCTCGCCCTTTCCCAACCAGCTATTCCCGAGAAGAAGACACAAAATTTCACTGAGGAACGATTAAAAGACTTCTTCTCGACTGACTTTCAGGTAGAAAAGTTTGCGAAAGCGGCCGATACCGTCACCTTTAAGAAGCTTCTAAAGAGATTAACCGAAAAGGCGTGGTGGCAACAAGAGGCCGCCTCTTCCTTAGCCACCGCCTTGACCCGATGTCGAATGGGTAATGGGAAAAAACGAAGTGGTTCGTCGAAAGGAGATGTTTGGTTGTTGTTTACAGGCCCGGACAGGATCGCCAAGAGGAAAATGGCGTCGGTTCTCGCCGAAGGTGAAACCCCGATCATTATATGTCTCGGGTCGAGACGAGATTCAGACACGACGATGGGTTTCCGCGGAAAAACCGCCTTGGATCGAATAGCGGAGGCAGTTAGGAACGATCCGTTTTCAGTTATACTGTTGGAGGATTTTGATGAATCTGACGCGATTATTCGATTGAGCATTAGACGTGCGATGGAGAGGGGTCGGTTAACTGATTCTCACGGACGCGAAATCAACCTTGGGAATGTTGTTTTTATACTAACCGTGAAACCGGACAATAACAGAAACACATTTGATTCGGAGGAGGCTAGGTTTTCTTCTCTAGCCAGTGGGAATTGGCAGTTGAGGCTTTCTGTTAACGAGGAGAAGGGCGGTAAGCGTCGTGCCAGCTGGCTAACCGACGAAGGAGAAAGGATCAAGAAGCCGAGGCTATCGCTCGATCTCAATCTGATGGCGGATGAGGATAGGACAGACGGGTCTCACAACTCGAGTGATGTTACTGTCGAGCACGAATCGGAGGGAAGGCAGTTCTTCTCGGTCACTTCTGTTCCTGGTGAGGTGATCGAAAATGTTGACGAAACAATTGTTTTTAAGTCATTGAACTTTGGTACAATATGCGGGGAAATCAAGAGGAGGATAACTGAGAGGTTTCTAGAGGTGATGTCGGAAAGAAAGGTGTCGATAGAAGTGGAAGACTCGGTTCTCGAGAAGGTTTTTGGTGCGTTATGGCTGGGGAAAGGAGGTCTAGATGAGTGGTTCGAGAAGGTTTTGTGTCCGAGTTTCGAGCAGTTGAGGGAGCGATTGTCGGAGGAAGGGGCGGTTGTTCGCTTGGAACTGGATAATGAGGAAGAAGATTATGGTGAAAGGAGGCAAAGATCGGATTGTTTGATGCCTGATCAAATTAGGGTTATGCATAAGATTTGA